One Rhinoraja longicauda isolate Sanriku21f chromosome 44, sRhiLon1.1, whole genome shotgun sequence DNA segment encodes these proteins:
- the LOC144612375 gene encoding tumor protein p63-regulated gene 1-like protein translates to MGDQLEPSVPSPQLEPDATFTPGSVEHLTPDPGVEQCVTSAPGLGVTPITPADLSRLYPPLPRGEFSPSVLPPSSGQSHRDEFFALRPGVLQTAISETERTLGDEDGKVQGAWLLTEVDHWNRESEKLVLLTPRVLLVSHYDFVGLSCHLLLRIPLHYIDSITVGPFHFPSTSLSRRCGLGLRLGWDKLREPSFLSRWNPWARDLPSIILTEHPGVESGHLSPPCTLGSFRTELTRGVGMAHREQPLAGRANGPLLLEKPIQMETVLGLVSALSNWAQLGYAKPRRLLSF, encoded by the exons ATGGGGGATCAGCTGGAGCCCAGCGTTCCTTCGCCGCAACTGGAACCCGACGCCACCTTTACCCCGGGGTCAGTAGAgcacctgacccctgacccagGAGTGGAACAGTGCGTGACCTCTGCCCCTGGCTTGGGCGTGACCCCTATAACCCCTGCTGACCTCTCCCGACTGTATCCCCCTCTCCCACGGGGGGAGTTCTCCCCCTCTGTCCTCCCCCCGTCCTCGGGCCAGAGCCACCGGGATGAATTCTTTGCTCTGCGG CCAGGTGTGTTGCAAACAGCGATCAGCGAGACGGAGAGAACACTGGGGGATGAAGACGGCAAAGTGCAGGGAGCCTGGCTCCTCACAGA GGTGGACCACTGGAACCGGGAGAGCGAGAAACTGGTGCTGCTGACCCCACGAGTCCTGCTGGTGTCTCATTACGACTTTGTGGGCCTGTCCTGTCACCTGCTGCTGCGAATCCCCCTGCACTACATCGACAGCATCACTGTCGGCCCCTTccacttcccctcaacctccctcagcAG GCGCTGTGGGCTGGGGCTGCGGCTGGGATGGGATAAACTGCGGGAGCCGTCGTTCCTTTCCCGCTGGAACCCCTGGGCTCGGGATCTGCCGTCCATCATCCTGACAGAACACCCCGGGGTAGAGAGCGGGCACCTGTCACCCCCCTGCACG TTGGGGTCTTTCCGCACGGAGCTGACCCGGGGGGTGGGGATGGCCCACCGGGAGCAGCCCCTCGCTGGCCGAGCCAACGGGCCGCTGCTGCTGGAGAAACCCATCCAGATGGAGACGGTCCTGGGCCTGGTGTCTGCCCTCAGCAACTGGGCGCAGCTGGGCTACGCCAAACCTCGCCGCCTGCTCTCCTTCTAG